The proteins below come from a single Cryptosporangium aurantiacum genomic window:
- a CDS encoding DUF1269 domain-containing protein → MTTLVAIGYPDEATAAAAAVEARRLTKDLILQPDAIAVISRDVEGKFHVTTSHRPVASGTSWGMFWGLLFGMLFFIPFLGMAVGAGLGALMGKMTKGVVNKEFEEGVRDLLKPGTSALFLVVEKATPDKAIDALAPYGGTVLKSSLSHEAEAQLQEALHGEKPAANA, encoded by the coding sequence ATGACCACCCTGGTCGCGATCGGATACCCGGACGAGGCCACGGCCGCCGCAGCGGCCGTGGAAGCGCGCCGGCTCACCAAGGACCTCATCCTGCAGCCCGACGCCATCGCCGTCATCTCCCGCGACGTCGAAGGAAAGTTCCACGTCACGACCAGCCACCGGCCGGTCGCCTCGGGGACGTCCTGGGGAATGTTCTGGGGCCTGCTGTTCGGCATGCTGTTCTTCATCCCGTTCCTCGGCATGGCGGTCGGCGCCGGGTTGGGCGCTCTGATGGGCAAGATGACGAAGGGCGTCGTGAACAAGGAGTTCGAGGAGGGCGTGCGTGACCTCCTGAAGCCCGGTACGTCGGCGTTGTTCCTGGTCGTCGAGAAGGCGACGCCGGACAAGGCGATCGACGCGCTGGCGCCGTACGGCGGGACCGTGTTGAAGTCCTCGCTGTCGCACGAGGCCGAGGCGCAGCTGCAGGAGGCCCTGCACGGTGAGAAGCCGGCGGCGAACGCCTGA
- a CDS encoding Rv1733c family protein has product MKGLFSGRLGRQPNPLRRTSDRVERAVLLLLIWVFVGIGPVLAGWAAHSTYRTDQRAQEWERRHVFRIQAILAERPRTPDTEPTGSTARVARATWTAPDGTQRAGVVKAGEEDGVGSRVTIWVDRAGALRTPPAYRSPLLSASLIAVTVLLCLAVVLFVLGRLTQLALDRQRAWAWHREWRAVSPRWTPE; this is encoded by the coding sequence GTGAAGGGGCTGTTCTCCGGCCGGCTGGGACGGCAGCCCAACCCGCTGCGCCGGACCTCCGACCGGGTCGAGCGCGCCGTGCTGCTGTTGCTGATCTGGGTGTTCGTCGGCATCGGGCCGGTGCTCGCCGGGTGGGCGGCGCATTCGACCTACCGCACCGACCAGCGGGCACAGGAGTGGGAGCGCCGGCACGTGTTCCGGATCCAGGCCATCCTGGCCGAGCGCCCCCGGACGCCGGACACCGAGCCGACCGGCTCGACCGCACGCGTCGCACGGGCCACCTGGACCGCCCCGGACGGCACGCAGCGGGCGGGCGTCGTGAAGGCGGGCGAGGAGGACGGCGTCGGTAGCCGGGTGACGATCTGGGTCGACCGGGCCGGTGCGCTCCGGACCCCGCCCGCCTACCGCAGCCCGTTGCTGAGCGCGTCGCTGATCGCGGTGACCGTGCTGTTGTGCCTGGCCGTGGTGCTGTTCGTGCTGGGCAGGCTCACCCAGCTGGCGCTCGACCGCCAGCGGGCCTGGGCCTGGCACCGGGAGTGGCGCGCAGTCAGCCCACGCTGGACCCCGGAATGA
- a CDS encoding helix-turn-helix transcriptional regulator, with translation MSARIEAGTQRGTTLLCAGAGWGKTVAARAWAVDTSRPVGWLTLSAADDDPATFWTRLSAVLHRAGGPVPGSATPRDGAEALRLIDGGPDGLVLVLDGVDEIRDSSVLDGISALLQYPPSRLAVVLLARSEPLLPLHRQRVTGELTELDDGDLRLLADEAAQLLAHHGVDLDPPDVQAVLDRTGGWPAGVSLAAGFLGSADPDRRIGGFTGAVPSVSAYLTREVLDGLAASVRSFLRRTSVPDEISAELADALTGRSDGARILAELERANAFVTRSGSRAGWYRYHPMLRDVLHQALSTEDPSGITALHRRAARWHDAQDDMAAAVDSAAAGKDWLFLAHLLTTRSVPLLLTGDSVALATILNRIPADAYLPDAEFGLCAALLRYCAGDHDAVPDYVRRARRLLAGRSERDRRPIDIVLRTLDLLAAGAGGDLTAQTEAATEVLDLLVDVPVPDLPAMVQYRTLALAGKGIGLFWTGQQDESERYLEAAVAAARASGVRSVELHAAGHLALLAYLRGAVTDARDLALACHDPAGATGVVPGCLTASVTLTLVELDRLDVRAAERALRVARAARTGATALSSALVDVAQATYARLGDDLPAARAALRRVRSETRLLTTASTLARWAALVESEVDLAEGLPERVAPRLASSAQDDPLTRREAICLARAEVALGDFHGAEEILARLGATSADLAAAVEYCVRDVLLAIARRRADRVLGDHLPELPAGTRDGNDRALRHRDWPAEGTVRLISEMLAAPPALAQPDEPQPVDRLSERERDVLRYLPTMLNAQEIADELHVSVNTVKAHLKAIYRKLGASRRREAVVRARRLGILRGAE, from the coding sequence GTGAGTGCTCGGATCGAGGCCGGTACGCAGCGCGGGACGACGCTGTTGTGCGCCGGAGCCGGGTGGGGCAAGACCGTGGCGGCCCGCGCCTGGGCCGTGGACACGTCGCGTCCGGTCGGCTGGCTGACGCTGAGCGCGGCGGACGACGACCCGGCCACGTTCTGGACACGCCTGTCCGCCGTGCTCCACCGCGCCGGTGGCCCGGTTCCGGGATCCGCGACGCCGCGGGACGGGGCGGAGGCGCTCCGGCTGATCGACGGCGGACCCGACGGCCTCGTCCTGGTCCTCGACGGCGTCGACGAGATCCGGGACTCCTCGGTGCTCGACGGGATCAGCGCGCTGCTGCAGTACCCCCCGAGCCGGTTGGCGGTGGTCCTGCTCGCCCGGTCGGAGCCACTGCTCCCGCTCCACCGTCAGCGGGTGACCGGCGAGCTGACCGAACTCGACGACGGCGACCTGCGTCTCCTCGCCGACGAAGCCGCCCAGCTGCTGGCTCACCACGGCGTGGATCTGGACCCGCCGGACGTGCAGGCGGTGCTGGACCGCACCGGCGGCTGGCCGGCCGGCGTGAGCCTCGCCGCCGGGTTCCTCGGCAGCGCGGACCCCGACCGGCGGATCGGCGGATTCACCGGTGCGGTGCCGTCGGTGTCGGCGTACCTGACCCGGGAGGTCCTGGACGGGCTGGCCGCGTCCGTACGGTCGTTCCTCCGCCGCACCAGCGTGCCCGACGAGATCTCCGCCGAGCTCGCCGACGCGCTGACCGGCCGCAGCGACGGCGCCCGGATCCTGGCCGAGCTCGAGCGCGCCAACGCGTTCGTCACGCGGAGCGGGTCGCGCGCCGGGTGGTACCGCTACCACCCGATGCTGCGCGACGTGCTCCACCAAGCGCTGAGCACCGAGGATCCCAGCGGCATCACCGCGCTCCACCGGCGCGCCGCGCGGTGGCACGACGCGCAGGACGACATGGCGGCAGCGGTGGACAGCGCCGCAGCAGGCAAGGACTGGCTCTTCCTCGCGCATCTGCTCACGACGCGGAGCGTCCCGCTACTGCTGACCGGCGACTCGGTCGCGCTCGCCACCATCCTGAACCGGATCCCCGCCGACGCGTATCTACCCGACGCCGAGTTCGGACTGTGCGCCGCGCTGCTCCGGTACTGCGCGGGCGACCACGACGCGGTTCCCGACTACGTCCGCCGGGCCCGGCGCCTGCTGGCCGGGCGGAGCGAGCGGGATCGGCGGCCGATCGACATCGTCCTGCGGACGCTCGACCTGCTCGCCGCCGGGGCCGGCGGTGATCTGACCGCGCAGACCGAGGCCGCGACCGAGGTGCTGGACCTGCTCGTCGACGTTCCGGTCCCCGACCTGCCCGCGATGGTCCAGTACCGGACGCTCGCGCTCGCCGGGAAGGGCATCGGCCTGTTCTGGACCGGGCAGCAGGACGAATCCGAGCGATACCTGGAGGCCGCGGTCGCCGCCGCACGGGCCTCCGGCGTGCGGAGCGTCGAACTGCACGCGGCCGGCCACCTCGCGCTGCTGGCGTACCTCCGGGGAGCAGTGACCGACGCCCGCGACCTGGCGCTCGCCTGCCACGACCCGGCCGGGGCCACGGGCGTCGTCCCGGGTTGCCTCACCGCGTCGGTCACGCTCACGCTGGTGGAGCTGGACCGGCTCGACGTCCGGGCCGCGGAACGGGCGCTGCGGGTCGCGCGTGCCGCCCGCACCGGCGCGACCGCGCTGTCCTCGGCGCTCGTCGACGTCGCACAGGCGACGTACGCGCGGCTCGGCGACGACCTTCCCGCCGCCCGGGCGGCGCTGCGCCGCGTCCGGTCGGAGACGCGGCTGCTCACCACCGCCTCGACGCTGGCGCGGTGGGCGGCGCTGGTGGAGTCCGAGGTCGACCTCGCGGAGGGACTTCCGGAGCGGGTCGCGCCGCGGTTGGCCTCGTCGGCGCAGGACGATCCGCTGACCCGCCGGGAGGCGATCTGTCTGGCACGCGCCGAGGTCGCGCTCGGTGACTTCCACGGCGCCGAGGAGATCCTCGCGCGGCTCGGTGCGACGTCTGCCGACCTGGCGGCCGCCGTCGAGTACTGCGTTCGTGACGTTCTGCTCGCGATCGCCCGCAGGCGGGCCGACCGCGTTCTCGGCGACCACCTTCCCGAACTGCCTGCGGGCACCCGCGACGGGAACGACCGGGCTTTGCGGCACCGGGACTGGCCGGCCGAGGGCACGGTCCGGCTGATCAGCGAGATGCTGGCCGCGCCGCCCGCCCTGGCCCAGCCCGACGAGCCACAGCCCGTCGACCGGCTCAGCGAGCGGGAGCGGGACGTGCTCCGGTACCTGCCGACGATGCTCAACGCCCAGGAGATCGCCGACGAGCTGCACGTCTCGGTGAACACGGTCAAGGCGCATCTGAAGGCGATCTACCGGAAGCTCGGCGCCTCCCGGCGGCGGGAAGCCGTGGTGCGCGCACGCCGCCTGGGCATCCTCCGCGGAGCCGAGTAG
- a CDS encoding MGH1-like glycoside hydrolase domain-containing protein, translating to MTEQESAERHRLRDADRPGSRWRRWGPYLSERQWGTVREDYSANGDAWSFVTHDQARSRAYRWGEDGIAGVSDDEQQLCFSVALWNGRDPILKERLFGLTNAEGNHGEDVKEYYFYLDSTPTHSYLRYLYKYPQAAFPYTELVATNRSRGRGEFEYELLDTGVFDDNRYYDVDVEYAKADEEDLLVRITVHNRGPEAATLHVLPTLLFRNTWSWAPGKERPHLVEVPGPPGTARVTADHPKLGRRTLSCDGTVPLLFTENESNTERLFGTPNSSPFVKDGVDQHVVRGRPLAVNPEQRGTKVAAHYVLDVPAGGSASIRLRLSEPAPGEPDGPFGPEFDALVDARRAECEAFYEDLCPPDTTPEERRVIRQALAGLLWNKQYYHFDVETWLTEHGYDPIALDAPIRNRDWPHLLSGHLISMPDKWEYPWFAAWDLAFHAVALALVDVGFAKQQLDLLLRRFHLHPNGQIPAYEWNFSDVNPPVHAWATLFVYQVEKGRTGNADRAWLENAFHKLSKNFTWWVNRKDADGNNIFQGGFLGLDNIGVFDRSAPLPTGGHLDQADGTAWMALFAQSMLSIALELGRENPVYLEEANMYFEHFAWIAAAMNRVGADRATMWDEDDGFFYDLLRRPDGTSERLSVRSMVGLLPMTAATVLPSDLRTEFPELVERAQEFLARHPEIMASITPSHTAGLEDRVLLALLDEKRLRRVLARMLDEGEFLSRYGLRSLSKYHAQHPYHVDVNGQDYGVGYLPAESDSGMFGGNSNWRGPIWFPVNALVIRALINLYTFYGDDFTVECPTGSGRQMTLYEVAEEISDRLTSIFLPDEDGNRPVFGGQHRFADDPHWRDLLLFYEYFHGDNGAGLGASHQTGWTGLVAVLAGLFKNLEPAELCAEGTSAAFRAFRFRTAAP from the coding sequence ATGACCGAGCAGGAATCGGCCGAGCGACACCGCCTGAGGGACGCCGACAGACCGGGGAGCCGCTGGCGCCGCTGGGGTCCGTACCTCAGCGAGCGCCAGTGGGGCACGGTCCGCGAGGATTACAGCGCGAACGGCGACGCCTGGTCCTTCGTCACCCATGACCAGGCGCGTTCCCGCGCGTATCGCTGGGGCGAGGACGGCATCGCCGGTGTCAGCGACGACGAGCAGCAGCTCTGCTTCTCGGTCGCGCTGTGGAACGGCCGCGACCCGATCCTGAAGGAGCGGCTGTTCGGGCTCACGAACGCGGAGGGCAACCACGGCGAGGACGTCAAGGAGTACTACTTCTACCTGGACAGCACGCCGACCCACTCCTACCTGCGGTACCTCTACAAGTATCCGCAGGCGGCGTTCCCGTACACCGAGCTGGTGGCCACGAACCGCTCCCGCGGCCGCGGTGAGTTCGAGTACGAGCTGCTGGACACCGGCGTCTTCGACGACAACCGCTACTACGACGTCGACGTGGAGTACGCCAAGGCGGACGAGGAGGACCTCCTCGTCCGGATCACCGTGCACAACCGGGGCCCGGAGGCCGCGACCCTGCACGTCCTGCCGACGCTGCTGTTCCGCAACACCTGGTCCTGGGCGCCCGGGAAGGAGCGGCCCCACCTGGTGGAGGTCCCCGGCCCGCCCGGGACGGCCCGGGTGACCGCCGACCATCCGAAGCTCGGGCGGCGCACGCTGTCCTGTGACGGCACGGTTCCGCTGCTGTTCACCGAGAACGAGAGCAACACCGAGCGGCTGTTCGGTACCCCCAACTCGTCGCCGTTCGTCAAGGACGGCGTCGACCAGCACGTCGTCCGGGGCAGGCCGTTGGCGGTCAACCCGGAGCAACGCGGCACCAAGGTCGCGGCGCACTACGTGCTCGACGTCCCGGCGGGCGGCAGCGCGTCGATCCGGCTGCGGTTGTCCGAACCGGCCCCCGGCGAGCCCGACGGCCCGTTCGGGCCGGAGTTCGACGCGCTCGTCGACGCGCGTCGCGCGGAGTGCGAGGCGTTCTACGAGGACCTCTGCCCGCCGGACACGACGCCTGAGGAACGGCGGGTGATCCGGCAGGCCCTCGCCGGGCTGCTCTGGAACAAGCAGTACTACCACTTCGACGTCGAGACGTGGCTGACCGAGCACGGCTACGACCCGATCGCTCTGGACGCGCCGATCCGCAACCGCGACTGGCCGCACCTGCTGTCGGGGCACCTCATCTCGATGCCCGACAAGTGGGAGTACCCGTGGTTCGCCGCCTGGGACCTCGCGTTCCACGCGGTAGCGCTCGCGCTGGTCGACGTCGGTTTCGCCAAACAGCAGCTCGACCTGCTGCTGCGCCGCTTCCACCTGCACCCCAACGGCCAGATCCCCGCGTACGAGTGGAACTTCAGCGACGTCAACCCGCCGGTCCACGCGTGGGCGACGCTGTTCGTCTACCAGGTGGAGAAGGGCCGCACCGGGAACGCCGACCGGGCCTGGCTGGAGAACGCGTTCCACAAGCTGTCGAAGAACTTCACCTGGTGGGTGAACCGGAAGGACGCCGACGGCAACAACATCTTCCAGGGCGGCTTCCTCGGCCTGGACAACATCGGTGTCTTCGACCGCAGCGCGCCGCTGCCCACCGGCGGCCACCTCGACCAGGCCGACGGAACGGCCTGGATGGCACTGTTCGCGCAGAGCATGCTGTCGATCGCGCTCGAGCTGGGCCGGGAGAACCCGGTCTACCTCGAGGAGGCGAACATGTACTTCGAGCACTTCGCCTGGATCGCCGCGGCGATGAACCGCGTGGGCGCCGACCGCGCGACGATGTGGGACGAGGACGACGGGTTCTTCTACGACCTGCTCCGGCGGCCCGACGGCACGTCCGAGCGGCTGTCGGTCCGGTCGATGGTCGGGTTACTCCCGATGACCGCGGCCACGGTGCTTCCGAGCGACCTCCGCACCGAGTTCCCGGAGCTGGTGGAGCGGGCGCAGGAGTTCCTCGCCCGGCACCCGGAGATCATGGCCTCGATCACCCCGTCGCACACCGCCGGCCTGGAGGACCGCGTGTTGCTCGCACTGCTGGACGAGAAGCGCCTCCGGCGGGTGCTGGCCCGGATGCTCGACGAGGGCGAGTTCCTGAGCCGCTACGGGCTCCGGTCGCTGTCGAAGTACCACGCCCAGCACCCGTACCATGTCGACGTGAACGGGCAGGACTACGGCGTCGGCTACCTGCCCGCGGAGTCGGACAGCGGGATGTTCGGCGGCAACTCGAACTGGCGCGGCCCGATCTGGTTCCCGGTCAACGCACTGGTGATCCGGGCGCTGATCAACCTCTACACGTTCTACGGCGACGACTTCACGGTCGAATGCCCCACCGGATCGGGCAGGCAGATGACGCTCTACGAGGTGGCCGAGGAGATCTCCGACCGGCTGACCAGCATCTTCCTGCCGGACGAGGACGGTAACCGGCCGGTCTTCGGCGGCCAGCACCGGTTCGCGGACGACCCGCACTGGCGCGACCTCCTGCTGTTCTACGAGTACTTCCACGGCGACAACGGCGCCGGTCTCGGCGCGAGCCACCAGACCGGCTGGACCGGCCTGGTCGCGGTGCTGGCCGGGCTGTTCAAGAACCTCGAGCCCGCCGAGCTGTGCGCCGAGGGCACGTCGGCCGCGTTCCGGGCATTCCGGTTCCGGACGGCGGCCCCGTGA
- a CDS encoding M48 family metallopeptidase — MSTSTGRPSRLRHPAELPFFVFMVVLNALIVVLIVAAATTLPFLPERLADSNWAVAVRSALIGLLLLVPALVVIRETQRAATRANAVELSPRQYPDLHRTADEFAQRLGLRRRPQLYVANGNGALNAFAAQATGHDYVVLSNELFANLRDGNRDGLRFVLGHELGHIRLQHVALWYQLAVAYSERIPILGPTLSRLREYSCDRHGAYLSPQGATGLVLLAAGRHTENVVDVEELVRQGRTLRGFWVELAQLPRSHPFTVRRLERLYRLGAFHSHVRESRSETSA; from the coding sequence GTGTCGACGTCCACTGGCCGGCCCAGCCGGTTGCGGCACCCGGCCGAGCTGCCGTTCTTCGTGTTCATGGTGGTGCTCAACGCGCTGATCGTCGTCCTGATCGTGGCCGCGGCCACCACCCTCCCGTTCCTGCCCGAACGGCTGGCCGACTCGAACTGGGCGGTGGCGGTGCGGTCCGCGCTGATCGGACTCCTGCTGCTGGTCCCGGCGTTGGTCGTGATCCGCGAGACCCAGCGCGCCGCGACGCGCGCGAACGCGGTGGAACTGTCCCCGCGTCAGTACCCGGACCTTCACCGGACCGCGGACGAGTTCGCCCAGCGCCTGGGTCTGCGACGTCGTCCGCAGCTCTACGTCGCCAACGGGAACGGGGCGCTGAACGCGTTCGCGGCACAGGCGACCGGGCACGACTACGTCGTCCTGTCCAACGAGCTGTTCGCGAACCTCCGGGACGGTAACCGGGACGGGCTGCGGTTCGTCCTGGGGCACGAGCTCGGACACATCCGGCTGCAGCACGTGGCGCTGTGGTACCAGCTCGCGGTCGCGTACTCGGAGCGGATCCCGATCCTCGGCCCGACGCTGTCCCGGCTGCGCGAGTACTCGTGCGACCGGCACGGCGCGTACCTGTCACCGCAGGGGGCGACCGGCCTGGTGCTGCTCGCCGCGGGCCGGCACACCGAGAACGTCGTCGACGTGGAGGAACTCGTCCGGCAGGGGAGGACGCTGCGGGGCTTCTGGGTGGAGCTGGCCCAGCTCCCTCGGTCTCACCCGTTCACCGTGCGGCGGCTCGAGCGGCTCTACCGGCTCGGGGCGTTTCACTCACACGTGCGCGAGAGTCGCTCCGAAACGTCCGCGTGA